Within the Novosphingobium sp. SL115 genome, the region GCAGATGTGCAGCGCCTGCGCCTGCGCATTTCGGATGCCGCGATCGCAGCGTGTGACCCGGCAGACCGGATGATCGTAGTGGCACTGCCCGATTATCAATGCCGCCGCGCTGCAGTAGCCAGTGTTGAACAGGCGGTTCAACAGATGGCCATGGCAGCCAAGCGCAAAACGGTTGCTTCAAGCCGCTGAATGCGATGATATGCTTCAAACCGCCAGATACGGCGATTTGCCGAACCGTAAGGCACGGTGATTTGATTGCAGGCCCAACAGGCACCGGGGCGGCTACCCTGGACCGTCTTGGATGCTTGAAGGCCGGTTGAGCGTCGGCCGCAAGGATTTCTTCCTCCCTTGCGGCCGACGTTTCAGTTCCCCAGAACCTTTATCGCGACTGCCGCCGCAGCGGCACGGGTTTCGACCCCCAGCTTTTCGAAAATGCGCTCAAGGTGCTTTTGCACCGTGCGCGGACTGATCGACAGCACTTCAGATATCATGCCGTTGGATTTGCCATAGCTGATCCACAGCAGCACTTCAGCCTCACGGTCCGTCAATGAAAGGCGCTGCTGCAAACGCTCTACATCGGCGCGCGGGTTCAGCTCGTTCAGCCGGATCAGCACTTCGTTTTCACGATACTGCGCAATCACCACCAGTTCGAGGGTGCTGTCAGCCTGTTCGACTTTGGCCGATGCGCCCTGCCCGGCATTGCGGCCCAGCAGGCGTTCAATCGGGCCGCGCAGAACGGCGGGCAACGTGCCTTGTTCGCGG harbors:
- a CDS encoding UrcA family protein — its product is MKPLFVAAATVGLLSAPQMALAANSVQTVNISVSTEGLDLARPADVQRLRLRISDAAIAACDPADRMIVVALPDYQCRRAAVASVEQAVQQMAMAAKRKTVASSR